aatttaaagcaaagaaaaaaaattttcaattttttttttaaaaacatttttgaaacgtCAAAACAAACAGGGAGACAAGTGTTGACCTCATAGCTTAGCCTTATTGTTGATCGTTTCAATAGAGAAGTGTTGTAACTATATTTATCTGTGGAATTCTAAGTCTGTCttgtttaattactttgttttcgctattttttttttaaattgcctTGACCATCATGTTGGAGTATTCTGATCAAGAAGTTAACAATGATATAGTCCATCCTCAAGTTCAGTTTCTCATTGATCTCTTcctaatttaacataaaaaatgagaaaactaTAAAGATTACTCCTACTAAGCATGTCATGACTAACTCTTTCAACTTGTCTCAAGGTGTATGCACAACAGAAATATTCTTTAACGATCAAAAATCCatatacaactttttttaattaaaagatatgtTGATGGAAAGATGATGAATTGTATCTTGGTGGATGATGGTTCAACTATTAATATATTACCtcttaatattataaaagagcTCGggatttatatttatgtttatatataaaacacaatgttgttttgacacacacacataaatttaaggttaatccaagttgatctggacttgataaaaaatcatgatacaAATCTTATCCTAGGTTAGCCCCCGAGCCGGGCTAACGAGGATTGTTTGGAAAAAGATTATGGAAGACCACCAGTATGCATAAGGAAATCACCAGGAAATTACTCATCTTGGCCAATAGTGCTATAAAGAAGAGAGTCGTATATCCACTTTCTCATCAATTACGACAATAATTGACTCCCAGTCAATACGGTCCACGCAAATTGTTTGGTGAGGTTACATGCCaacaaaactaatttgaatatttttaatgtgggtAAAACTTTTAAATGTTATAGTCAGGTAAtgttatgttttctttattttgagacaaaaaaaaacattatatttagaaaggtttcgaattaattaaataggttatgaaaatataattgcttagtgataataaaaatatgattgctTAGTGGTTGTTTAATGGTATAGAAGtatcaagttaaaaattagaaaaataaagttagaaGTTGTTAGTTTAAGTATTTTACAGGTGCTGCTGTTTGAtccaaaaaatgatttgaatagATACAGTTTTTTACCCAAATTTTATACATAGGAAAAGGTTGTTCTCTCTGGTTTTTAATACCATAAGCGGTGCATTAATCCAGTTTTTATAGGAATAgctatgatgaaaataataaagaatacgTGGACTATCGAATGATTTCGgggattattataaattatataaaaggaattgctatctgaattatatatatgaatgaaaaGGTAATGAGACTAGTTTACAACCCAAAAAGCATAATAGAATTCTGAATGTTATAGGAGCTATGATTAGTTTATTAGGTAGCATGTAGTTAACAAATTATTGTAGTTAAGTGTCGAAGGGATTTTAACAGGTTATATGCTTGTGAATAGGTTTTTTGATCTAAGATTTCAGACCAGGCAAAGTATAGAGAAGTTAGTAGCAGTGAGCAAGAACCCTGAACTTACAAACCACACCAGTATAAAAAATGTGAGGAATcattagcaaaaaataaaaacaaataatgacataAGCAAATAATGTGAGGAATCATAGACATCAAATAGTAATTTTCTTGAACCGGAAGAACCCTTCATTTATGGCTATGTTCCAAGATATATAAGTGAATTAGTTGCAAAACAGGGGAGTCTCtgtgaaaacattacaatagcatTTACTCTGAGCAAGAACGCTTCTATGCATGTGctgtaattgacaaagaaaaggagaaatcctttcaatttatgaaaatgcaaTGAGTTAACCTTATCTCACACTGCAATATATACTCTACAGTATTCATGTATGAAAACATTTGAAcgggaataaataaaataattcatcaaacaaTATGAGAGTTGTTTGGAAAAAGATTCTGGAAGAGCACCAATATGCACAAGGAAATCACCAGGAAATTACTGCATGGTTgtgtttaaaaatcaaaagggcACATAGCAAGTCTAGCATCCTTTTAATGCTAGACTCATCTTCGCCAGTAGTGctataaagaagagaaagtgaTATATCCACTTTCTAATCAATTACTTTAGATTTGTGGAAGATATGATACAAGAGAAAGTGGTATATCCACACTCTATAACGGGTGGCAAGCTCCTTGCTTTTCACGTGATGATGCccccctctttctttctttcttttttttttttataaaaaaaatcccttttatGCTTAAAATCCACCCACTAAGAGCTTATTTGttagtgtggttgtggttgtttttcaaataatttttcgtgtcaaaatacatgccaatgatattttcttatttttaaaaaattatttttgacatcagtacatcaaaataatttgaaaacactaaaaacatattaatttgaagttaataaaaaaataaaataaatttaaatttttttaaaaacgcttttaaaatgCAGAAACAAACAGTCTCTAAAGGGTCGATGAAGTGGCCGCTAACAACAACCCAGATAAGATGTTGCTTGTTCTTACAGGGAGAGGAATCCCAGCTCCAGACAGCAGAAGGGAGATCGTTTCCCTACATCTTCATCATTAGAGCACAGCAATAACTCAAAGCTCTACCATGTCACCATCGCTTTTTTGATTGCTATCTTCGGTTGTTATACCTACAAATCCAAGAACAATAGACAACTTAAACgttaatcttattattttctttggagtttttttttttcttttgcaaaatagcacctagaaaaaaacaataacacaattcaaaatttatttaaagaaataatatatacacTTTCTCATCAATTACTTAAGATTTGTGGAAGATATGAATGATACAAGAGATAAGAAAATGATTGTTATTATCGACAATTTctctgttttatatatatatatatatatatatatatatatatattatgcggAGTTTCATCCTTTCCattagataataaataatattgtatatattcttttttgagAAGTAACTCATTTGCACACCCTTGTTGTAGTTTTCTATTCAATTTCACACCAGagtgtaatataaaaaaacttttgaaaagtattttattttctttccattcACCCCAGCACTACGACAATAATTGACTCCCAGTCAATAAGGCATAactcatttgaatatttttcccAACCTGGCGAATAGACTgtgttaaacaataaaataatattgaaatccaaaaatattccaaaaataaatgaaataaagaaaacatctGCACAACATAGAATATGCAGATAAAGTCATGGAAATGGCCAAAGAGTAGTATAAATAGGACCTCTATGGTTACCCAAAGGCACATAACAAACAACAATATTCTACGAAGGAGTTCATAGAATTAtctaagatgatgatgaaaagaatGAGGGCTTGGATGTTGCTAGCATTGTTGACTTTGGTTGGCGAATGGTATGGCCGTTGTTATGGATGTTTGGAGGAAGAGAGGATTGGTCTCTTGGAGATCAAAGCTTTGGATGGCTTTTACTTGAGAGATTGGGTGGACAGTAGTAATTGTTGTGAGTGGCGTGGGATCGAGTGTGATAACACTACAAGGCGAGTGATCCAACTCTCTCTTTTCAATGTAAGGGATTTCCGCTTGGGCGATTGGGTTCTCAACGCATCTTTGTTTCTGCCTTTTAAAGAATTGCAAAGTCTTGATTTGAGATGGAATGGATTGGTTGGTTGCATGGAGAATGAAGGTTAGTTCAATGTTTCTGCacttaattataatcataaaataaatgaaggttgGATGGTGTTTAATGTCAATTATCTTGCTTTGATGATTCTCTTTCCAGGCTTCGAAGTCCTATCATCAAAACTGAGGGAACTTGACCTAAGTTTTAACCgatttaataatgataaaagcATTTTGTCATGTTTCAATGGTAACCTTTCCACTCTCAAGTCTTTGGATCTATCATGTACTGAGTTGACAGCTGGATCACGTAGCTTCTATGGTAAccttttagttatttatttagctttgaaacattttcttttctccttctcatatcatttttttctacGCATTTAATTATTTCCTTCCAATATGCTCTTGAGGAACATCATGCAGGTCTCAAAGTCTTGTCATCAAGGTTGAAAAAGCTGGAGAACCTTTATCTAAGTTGGAATCAATACAACGATAGCATTTTTCCATCTCTAACTGGATTTTCATCCCTCAAGTCTTTGGATCTCTCAGGCAATCAGCTGACAGGATCAGGTATAATACACAGTTTCTACCTAAATGCTTCACATGAcattctcttaattatattgtttctttatcaacaaaaatgagGACGACTTTATATCTACGTAAAGAGGCAGTTGGAATGAGGTCCAGGAGGCatgtattttattcttattttggcCCTTTTATGCCAAAAGTGTTGtaatatttagattaaattagCAATCAGAAGTTCACTTCAAAACTCTcccataaatatatattttatatttatctttttaaataaatatatttttatatatgttttttctatcTTGAGATACTTggtcaaacacaactctaaatattttttttaatgcatttgagTTTGAATGGGTCTTGAATAACATAATAAGAAGCTCTCTCCTAGAATATTATAACTAAGAAAATTGTAATTACTAAAACTTGGATcttaacatcaattaaaaaaaacactatccaATACAAATCACTCGTGTTTTATCAATAAAGAGAACATAAAACCCacatatttgatatttaattcttgtttGTAGCCATTTAttatttcctctctttttaaccatggttttatattattttggacattttcttcatcaaaatattattctgCGATGGAGGATATATTGCCTTATGGTCGTGGTGAATGGTGAAATATTTGGACTTTGAGAAATAAAACGtgaaaaagtttataattttttgatgcCATGGATAAAATTGGGAAAGCACTTGCTAGAAAACAAAGGCAGTTAGGAACAAATTATAATGACTAAATTAGTGACAACTAAGCATCTTACCAACTAAATAGATAGAGGAATTAAGTTAcgattattattcttgttttaattaccGATGAGGTCTTAATTATAAGTTTCTTTATCTTGTTTCGTAAGTCTATCATAACTTAGCTTCCatctttttatgtataatttgagAATCATATATCAATTGAACAACAGATCTCATCAATTCTAATTATCTTTAGTTTCTATCTATTATGCATATCGTGAGCTCATAATTATGACTTACTCTTAGAAACAACTCTCTTGCAGGTTTTGAGATCATATCATCACATTTGGGAAAACTTGAGAACCTGGACCTGAGCTATAATATATTAACCGACAGCATTTTCTCACATCTGCGTGGACTTTCTTCTCTCAAGTCTTTAAATTTATCAGGCAATATGTTGCTAGAATCGACGACTGTCAATGGTAAAGTTGTGAAATCTCTGGATTTTTCAGGCAATTTGTTGTTTATATCCAAAAATCAGTTCTTTATCATAGGTTTAAGAACTTGATCAAGATAACacttaatttcaatacttaCTTGATTGCCTGTTTTCAATTCTACACATCATAGGTTTAAGGACACTGGAATTCCTGCAGTCATTGCCAATATCCCTGAAGACCCTTTCTCTCAAGGATACTAATTTAAGTCAAGGTTAATCATAGTTTAGTttcttaaaatcataattaataatattgaatggaATGGCCATTTTGTACCACCATAATTTtcatcatatcttttttttttttttttcacagggACTTTCTTCAATTCTAGCACCCTTGAAGAATTGCATCTAGATAATACTTCTCTCCCAATAAACATTCTCCAGAACATTAGAGCGTTGCCTGCTCTTAAAGTTTTGTCTGTTGCTGAATGTGACCTCCATGGCACCCTACCCACTCAAGGTAAATTAACAATTCTCCATCTGTCTATCATtacatcatcaataaaagattctttcaacatttaactatttcaagataaattatacAGGTTGGTGTGAATTGAAGAATCTGAAGCAGTTAGATCTCGCTAGAAATAATTTTGGAGGTTCACTCCCAGATTGTTTCGGGAATTTGTCATCTCTACAACTATTAGATGTTTCTGAAAACCAATTTATTGGAAATATTGCCTCTGGTCCTCTTACCAACCTCATATCCCTTGAATTCCTCTCACTATCAAATAACCTCTTTGAAGTTCCCACTTCAATGAAGCCTTTTATGAACCACTCAAGCCTCAAGTTCTTCTCCAGTGAGAACAACAGACTATTAACAAAACTGGTTGCCTTTGATAATTTGATTCCAAAGTTCCAACTAGCCTTTTTTAGATTGTCAAAAACATCGGAAGCACCCAATGTAGATATTCCCGACTTCCTTTATTACCAATACGACTTAAGAGTCCTTGATCTCTCCCACAACAACATCACTGGAATGTTTCCATCATGGTTGCTTAAGAACAATACATGATTGGAGCAACTATATCTGAGCGAGAACTCCTTTGTTGGTACTTTGCAGTTGCAAGATCATCCATATCCAAATATGATGGAATTATATATATCCAACAACAACATGAATGGTCAAATTCCAAAAGATATTTGTTTGATCTTTCCAAATTTGTGGAGCTTAAGGATGGCTAAGAATGGATTCACAGGTTATATTCCTTCTTGTTTAGGAAATATTAGCTCTttgaaaattttagatttatccaACAATCAATTGTCCACAATAAAACTAGAACAACTAACAACAATATGGTTTCTCAAGTTGTCAAACAACAATTTAGGTGGGCAATTACCAACCTCAGTGTTCAATTCTTCTAGCCTGGCTTTTCTCTAACTAAGTGGTAACAACTTTTGTGGCCAAATATTTTCATTATATAGGGAGAAATCATGGAGTGTATTGGATTTGAGTAACAACCAGTTTTCAGGCATGCTTCCTAGGTGGTTCGTCAATTCTACATACCTTAGGGTAATTGATTTGTCTAAAAACCATTTTAAGGGTCAGATCCCAAGAGACTTTTGTAAGCTTGACCAGCTTGAATATTTGGACCTTTCTGAGAACAACTTGTCTGGATATATGCCATCTTGTTTCAGTCCACCACCTCTAATCCATGTGCATCTATCCAAAAATAGATTGAGCGGTCCATTAACATATGGATTTTATAACAGCTCTTCTCTGGTTACGATGGATCTTCGAGATAACAGCTTCACCGACACCATTCCAAATTGGATTGGCAAACTTTCATCATTGAGTGTTCTTGTTCTGAGGGCTAATCACTTTGATGGTGAGCTCCCTGTTCAGTTATGCTTGTTAGAACAATTAAGCATTTTGGATGTTTCACAAAACCAACTCTCTGGTCCATTACCCTCCTGTTTGGGCAATTTTACTTTAAAGGAAAATTCCCAGAAAGCATTGGTGTATCCCGATGGTAATGGTCTAATAGGGTTCATAGTAAAAGCTTATTATGAAACAATAGGTCCACCACTAGTTGATAGTATTTTGAACTTGGAAAATTATATTTGGCTTAACTTTACAGAAGAAGTGATGGAATTTACAACTAAAAATATGCATTATGGTTACAAGGGAAAAATTCTCAGCTACATGTCTGGTATTGATCTCTCCAATAACAACTTCGGAGGAGCAATCCCACTAGAATTTGGAAACTTAAGTGAGATACTGTCATTAAACTTATCACACAACAATCTCACTGGATCTATCCCTGCAACATTCTCAAATCTAAAGCAGATTGAGAGTTTGGATGTTTCTTACAACAACTTGAATGGTGTCATCCCTCCACAACTTACGAGAATCACCACACTAGAAGTTTTTAGTGTGGCGCACAATAACTTGTCAGGTAGGACACCCGAGAGAAAATATCAGTTTGGGACCTTCGATGAAAGCTCTTACAAAGGAAATCCTTTCTTGTGTGGACCTCCATTGCGAAACAATTGTAGCGAGGAAGCAGTGTCGTAGCAGCCAATGCTTGATGAGGAACAAGGAGATGATGGTTTTATTGACATGGAGTTCTTCTACATCAGTTTTGGTGTATGTTACACAGTTGTGGTGATGACAATTGCAGCAGTTCTCTACATCAATCCATATTGGCGACGCAGGTGGTTGTACTTCATTGAAGAATGCATAGATACTTGCTACTATTTTGTGGTGGCTAGTTTTCGCAAGTTCTCCAACTTCAGACGATGAATTTGTTATGATTGTTTGTCTCTAAGTTCAGCCTTTCTATTTGATTAGTTATTTGGgctagttgagaataatggaatgtgttgggttgtgtcttagccaaccttcctatttatatagaggcagtagaacactgcagtaactgtaatgattacaacatcctatattagaatcctattatgatagatacatgagtaactgtaatgattacaacatcctatattagaatcctattctataatatgccccctcaagctgagggtgggggatcaacccgaagcttgaatcgaaaagcaataaaggatgcaacaggaagcggtttagtgaagacatcaacaagttgatctcgagaggtaataaaatgaatctgaatttctttcttggcaacacggtcacagataaagtgataatccacttcaacatgcttagtacgagcatggaagataggatttgctgagagataggtagcaccaagattatcacaccaaatggtaggggcagagattgagggaacctgcaaatttgttaacaagtattgaagccaaatgacttaagcggtaccatcagcaagggctttatactcagcctcagtagaggagcgagcaacagagcgttgcttgccggatttctaagaaatcggcgtctgatcaaaaaagacaagatagccgcccgtagacttgcgatcatcaatactaccagcccaatctgcacatgtaaagccatgtagagcaaaagaggagcctcgagtgatatggaaaccataagatgttgtacctttaagatagcgtaaaatacgtTAGAtagcggcccaatgagaatctgtaggagcatgcataaactgacagactctgttaacagcaaagcatatatctggacgggtgaaggtaagatattaaagagcacccacgatttgatgaaatcatgtaggatcagagaatgaatgatccggtaataaaatgactttcgaaggggagatTGGAGTTTCAACTGTTTTgtaggaagtcataccagctcgggtgaggatgtcaagaatatatttatgttgacgcaccattaaacccatactggtaggctgaacttcaatacccagaaagtagtgaacaacacctaagtcacgaagcttgaactcagagctgagtaactgtataaggtgatggagcatagcagagttgctacccgtgagcagaatatcatcaacatacaccaggagattaaagatattagtaccatcagataaggtaaacagggaggtgtcaaccttggaagctcggaaaccgatggagagcaaaaaatcacttagacgagtgtaccatgctctcgatgcctgtttcaaaccatacaatgatttgtgcaatctgcacatatgagatggaagagaagagtcaacgaaacctggaggttgtttcatgtagacctcttcagtaagaacaccgttgaagaaggcattatgaatatcaagctgatgaatcttccaatttcacgAAACCgaaatagagaaaaccaatcggacagtggcctgcttaataactgacggttgtagcgaggagacctgtggcagctaataagaagacaaatcaaccataagttgcagaccaacgggagaggatgataaagaagcagcctcaagcataggactgtcagtagaggaggggttggaggtagagactgaagctgcaggagtgctggccagggagggcgaagcagaggagggactagaaagttccccaagaccatgaggagaggagaccaattgacgatctgaacctgcatcataagggttagataaacaagcatgggatgatggccaagggatgggtggaggttgtggtcgggtggctgttcggagtggcaaagcggagtgttgtgggctgtttgggtggctaaTGAAAGCCGGTAgcggtgggtggtttagcaaatttgggagggtgatagtagcgggtggggtgggggttgtggtggagacctttgcaatctgttcagaattatcaaatggaaacacatgttcatggaagcggacatgataggaaatataaatacggtgagatgcaatgtcaagacatcgataaccaagatgcgaggaactatatccaaaaaacacacatggagaggaa
This region of Populus alba chromosome 3, ASM523922v2, whole genome shotgun sequence genomic DNA includes:
- the LOC140955452 gene encoding cuscuta receptor 1-like gives rise to the protein MLLESTTVNGLRTLEFLQSLPISLKTLSLKDTNLSQGTFFNSSTLEELHLDNTSLPINILQNIRALPALKVLSVAECDLHGTLPTQGWCELKNLKQLDLARNNFGGSLPDCFGNLSSLQLLDVSENQFIGNIASGPLTNLISLEFLSLSNNLFEVPTSMKPFMNHSSLKFFSSENNRLLTKLVAFDNLIPKFQLAFFRLSKTSEAPNVDIPDFLYYQYDLRVLDLSHNNITGMFPSWLLKNNT